The proteins below come from a single Myxococcales bacterium genomic window:
- a CDS encoding response regulator, with the protein MSVLGAVILVVEDEPQMRKFIRASLSSHGYRVLEAERAAEAIMRVTSHNPELVLLDLGLPDGDGIALTRQLREWTRVPIIVLSARGREDDKVSALDAGADDYLTKPFGVNELLARMRVALRHALNRDVAAPAPALEFGDLKIDLVRRQVSRGGEELHLTPIEYKLLVLLAQNAGKVLTHRHILNEVWGAAYAAHTHYVRVHMAELRKKVEADPSRPKLLVTEPGVGYRLRDRLLPG; encoded by the coding sequence ATGAGCGTTCTCGGCGCCGTCATCCTGGTCGTCGAAGACGAGCCGCAGATGCGCAAGTTCATCCGCGCGTCGCTGAGCTCGCACGGGTATCGGGTGCTCGAAGCGGAGCGGGCGGCCGAGGCGATCATGAGGGTCACGAGCCACAACCCCGAGCTCGTGTTGCTCGACCTCGGCCTGCCAGACGGCGACGGCATCGCGCTCACGAGGCAGCTCCGCGAGTGGACCCGAGTGCCCATCATCGTGCTCTCGGCCCGCGGGCGCGAGGACGACAAGGTCTCGGCCCTCGACGCCGGCGCAGACGACTACCTCACCAAGCCCTTCGGCGTGAACGAGCTGCTCGCCCGCATGCGCGTCGCGCTTCGGCACGCGCTCAATCGAGACGTCGCTGCGCCTGCGCCAGCGCTCGAGTTTGGCGATCTCAAGATCGACCTGGTCCGCCGACAGGTCTCCCGCGGCGGTGAGGAGCTCCACCTCACCCCCATCGAGTACAAGCTCCTCGTCTTGCTCGCGCAGAACGCCGGCAAGGTGCTCACGCACCGCCACATCTTGAATGAGGTCTGGGGGGCCGCCTACGCCGCACACACACACTACGTTCGAGTGCACATGGCGGAGCTTCGGAAGAAGGTCGAGGCCGATCCGTCCCGTCCCAAGCTCCTCGTGACGGAGCCGGGCGTCGGCTACCGCCTGCGCGATCGCCTGCTGCCCGGCTGA
- a CDS encoding SUMF1/EgtB/PvdO family nonheme iron enzyme, translating to MIDSSGVWARRLGAAAVAVGLRVGVAGAAVTGTVGDPTGFVTEGAAAARASSPPTPPVVERVVGQVTVESTFQAPERRWRLLDDAFWQVAGLGDIEPPAITDAREGTRGACSEGMVEVRGQMKDDAGHWFGVDGLQQLTCKRWVSRKFPERCAEYDATAWQVRSRSLKTRPMHYCIDRFEYPNRVGAHPIVMVDWHEASALCAGEGKRLCTEDEWTFACEGEEATPYPYGFARDPAACVVDKPWRPWGRFGKRSSLTTLLELDKLWQGEPSGSRPGCRSAMGVYDLTGNVDEWTRSSRPGERPSVLKGGYWGPVRARCRPATKAHNQSHRFYQQGLRCCGDAPGA from the coding sequence GTGATTGATTCCTCGGGTGTGTGGGCACGACGCCTCGGGGCCGCGGCCGTGGCCGTGGGCTTGCGTGTCGGCGTCGCGGGGGCGGCGGTGACGGGCACAGTGGGGGACCCCACGGGGTTCGTGACGGAGGGGGCGGCCGCGGCGCGCGCCTCGTCTCCACCGACTCCCCCCGTGGTGGAGCGGGTGGTGGGCCAGGTCACCGTCGAGTCGACGTTCCAGGCGCCGGAGCGGCGGTGGAGGCTCCTCGACGACGCGTTCTGGCAGGTGGCGGGGCTCGGTGACATCGAGCCGCCGGCGATCACCGACGCGCGCGAGGGCACGCGCGGCGCGTGCTCGGAGGGCATGGTCGAGGTGCGCGGCCAGATGAAGGACGACGCGGGCCACTGGTTCGGGGTCGACGGGCTCCAGCAGCTCACCTGCAAGCGCTGGGTGAGCCGCAAGTTCCCGGAGCGCTGCGCGGAGTACGACGCCACGGCGTGGCAGGTGCGGTCGCGGTCGCTGAAGACGCGCCCCATGCACTACTGCATCGACCGGTTCGAGTACCCGAACCGCGTGGGCGCGCACCCCATCGTGATGGTCGACTGGCACGAGGCCTCGGCGCTCTGCGCGGGCGAGGGCAAGCGGCTCTGCACCGAGGACGAGTGGACCTTCGCGTGTGAGGGTGAAGAGGCCACGCCTTATCCCTACGGCTTCGCGCGGGATCCGGCCGCCTGCGTCGTCGACAAGCCGTGGCGCCCCTGGGGTCGCTTTGGCAAGCGCTCCTCCCTCACCACGCTCCTCGAGCTCGACAAGCTCTGGCAAGGCGAGCCCTCCGGCAGCCGCCCCGGGTGCCGGAGCGCGATGGGCGTCTACGACCTCACGGGCAACGTCGACGAGTGGACCCGGAGCTCGCGCCCCGGCGAGCGCCCGTCGGTGCTCAAGGGCGGGTACTGGGGGCCGGTGCGCGCGCGCTGCCGCCCCGCGACCAAGGCGCACAACCAGAGCCATCGCTTCTACCAGCAGGGCCTGCGCTGCTGCGGCGACGCGCCCGGAGCGTGA
- a CDS encoding acyl-CoA dehydrogenase family protein encodes MSSDESFAKALYFGDVSESLVFPWPEPAQAEVDVVHALTASLRRYAAKHVDSAAIDRDEEIPTEVLRGLGELGLFGMLVPKQYGGAGLSQTAYARVIQELAGIDASLGVTVGAHASLGTMGLVLFGTERQRATYLPRLVSGDTLAAFALTEPGAGSDASAIQTSAVRDGDSFVLNGTKIWTSNGGVADLFTVFARTSPAEYGAKPRLTAFLVERGPGVTSGKNEKKLGIRGSSTTSVTLDGVRVHESNVLGEVGRGFKVAMEILNRGRLSLASGCVGASKRLLRLAVERAEERKAFGRPIGGFGLIKDKIARMVAETFALESMTYLTTGTVDSRPGDHSVESAVCKVFGSETLDRVANEALQIAAGAGYMQSYPYERIYRDARINLIFEGTNEILRCFVALSGMQGPGRELSEVAKAVREPIKGFGLLSEFAMRKARSALSRDRLSHIHPALEAEGDVLGEYATLLAKHADRTIRRHGKMVHEMQFPQKRAADMTIDLYAIAAVLSRTSRALERHGLEGSKREVDMTRMFVASARRRLAGCVAELEENDDELRKSIAERAYVDGGYPFDVM; translated from the coding sequence ATGAGCTCGGACGAGTCGTTCGCCAAAGCCCTCTACTTCGGAGATGTCTCCGAGAGCCTCGTTTTTCCCTGGCCGGAGCCGGCCCAGGCGGAGGTCGACGTCGTGCACGCGCTCACGGCGAGCCTGCGACGGTACGCGGCGAAGCACGTCGACTCGGCGGCGATCGACCGCGACGAAGAGATCCCCACGGAGGTGCTCCGTGGGCTGGGCGAGCTCGGGCTGTTCGGCATGCTGGTGCCGAAGCAGTACGGCGGCGCGGGGCTCTCGCAGACCGCGTACGCGCGGGTGATTCAGGAGCTCGCGGGCATCGACGCCTCCCTCGGCGTCACGGTCGGCGCGCACGCGTCGCTCGGCACCATGGGGCTCGTGCTCTTCGGCACCGAGCGGCAGCGGGCCACGTACCTGCCTCGGCTCGTGTCGGGAGACACGCTCGCCGCCTTCGCCCTCACCGAGCCGGGCGCGGGCAGCGACGCGAGCGCGATCCAGACGTCGGCGGTGAGAGACGGCGACTCCTTCGTGCTGAACGGTACGAAAATTTGGACCTCGAACGGCGGCGTGGCCGACCTCTTCACGGTCTTCGCGCGCACGTCTCCGGCGGAGTACGGCGCGAAGCCGCGGCTCACCGCCTTCCTCGTGGAGCGCGGCCCCGGCGTGACCAGCGGCAAGAACGAGAAGAAGCTCGGCATCCGCGGGAGCTCCACGACCTCGGTCACGCTCGACGGCGTGCGCGTGCACGAGTCGAACGTGCTCGGCGAGGTGGGACGCGGCTTCAAGGTCGCGATGGAGATCCTGAACCGCGGTCGTCTGAGCCTCGCCTCGGGGTGCGTCGGCGCGTCGAAGCGGCTGCTCCGGCTGGCGGTCGAGCGCGCCGAAGAGCGCAAGGCCTTCGGCCGCCCGATCGGCGGCTTCGGGCTCATCAAGGACAAGATCGCGCGGATGGTCGCGGAGACCTTCGCCCTCGAGAGCATGACCTACCTGACGACCGGGACCGTGGACTCGCGGCCGGGTGACCACTCGGTGGAGAGCGCCGTCTGCAAGGTGTTCGGCTCGGAGACCCTCGACCGCGTCGCGAACGAGGCGCTCCAGATCGCGGCAGGTGCAGGATACATGCAATCCTACCCGTACGAGCGAATCTACCGAGACGCGCGCATCAACCTCATTTTCGAGGGAACCAACGAGATCCTCCGGTGTTTCGTCGCGCTGTCCGGGATGCAGGGCCCGGGGCGCGAGCTCTCGGAGGTCGCCAAGGCCGTGCGGGAGCCCATCAAGGGCTTCGGCTTGCTGAGCGAGTTCGCGATGCGAAAGGCCCGCTCGGCGCTCTCTCGCGACCGCCTGTCGCACATCCACCCTGCGCTCGAGGCCGAGGGCGACGTGCTCGGCGAGTACGCGACGCTCCTCGCGAAGCACGCCGACCGCACCATCCGGCGTCACGGCAAGATGGTGCATGAGATGCAGTTCCCCCAGAAGCGCGCAGCCGACATGACGATCGACCTCTACGCGATCGCCGCCGTGCTCTCGCGCACGAGCCGCGCGCTCGAGCGGCACGGCCTCGAGGGGAGCAAGCGCGAGGTCGACATGACCCGCATGTTCGTCGCGTCCGCGCGGCGGCGCCTCGCCGGCTGCGTCGCCGAGCTCGAGGAGAACGACGACGAGCTCCGCAAGAGCATCGCCGAGCGCGCCTACGTCGACGGTGGCTATCCGTTCGACGTGATGTAG